ACAGCCTTTTCTTCTCATGCTCTCCCTGCTCAACCTTatataaaagttatttttcaacTTTGAATGTCATTTCCTGAGAGACCTGGGTCACAaatttgtttctgttctttGGACAGTCTAAATTTAGACTCCTGACAGGAAATGGCAGAGAAATTCTAATTTCTCTCTGGCTGGGCTAGAAGTAACTTCAACCACAACTGCTCCAGCGTGACCTGCCTGCCAGCAGTCCATGTAAAGCTGGATCTGCTACAGGCACTTTGCAGTAAACCTGGGCAGGTAAAAATGGCAAATCACCTGGGTTTGCAAACAACTTGCACAGCTTCCCATGTAGCCTCCAGGCTCCAGTACTGACCCACCCTCCCTGTCCTTCTGCTTGTCTCTACCTGCTTGCCATGGCCCCCGAGATTGCTCCTGCTCTCTTTCCTGCTGGGGAAAGCCTTCTTGGCTGTACTGAGGAAAGCCAGGGGTTTACAGAACATTAGCGTTAGCAATTAGTCCTGCCCTGTTGCTCTCCTGGCAATCTCCCAGGCACTCATCACCAAGGATGCTGAAGCAAGCACTGATGATCCAAGACTTTTTCCTACGGCATTACCCACCAGCCTCTTCTCCCCCATTCCTACCTACCCCTTACTTTCTGTTCAGAGATCCTACTTAACTACCTGTGCTAGTAAAAGCCAAGGGAGTCAGCACTTTGAGCATAGCTGTCACTATCTGTGTTTTCTTATAAACTGGGCATGGAGACAGCAGTTACAGCTTTCTCTGCCTTTGTGTGTGAAATGTCCCTCACTGGTGGTGGGACAGAAAAGAGCAGACACCAATGAGGTGGTAAAAGTTATTAccagaaaaatggaagagaGGACATGTCTATGGAGAGTTTGCTTATCAACTGGATAAGGCTGGGTAACAAGCTTCATGctgtgtgctgtccccagcagtgatACAGGATAAAATCTTCTCTCTGATGTGATAGAGAGGATTGATAAAAAGGGACCTGTGGAGGGATGGTAAAAGCATCCCTGATGGGTCTTACCTCACAGAACAACCACCGTCTTGTAAACAGGATTAAGGGAAGCCCTAGTGTAAAACTTTGCAGGAAATCCTACTGTGAGAAAATGGTAGGAAAAGCCCTTAGCACTGGAGGCCAGGCTTCTGGGACCAGCATAAAGCAGTTATGCACTGGGGCCCTGGCTTGGACCCCACACTCAGGAGGGTGAGGATCTCCTGAGTCCTCTCCTTCAGCAAAGCCAccttgctggggctgggcagcccccTGGCTTCCTGTGGGATTTCAGACATTTCCATTCCTGCaatgtttgttttggttttttttagcaCATGCCTCAAGGTTCTCCCCTGGCCTgaaagcctgcagcagctctcctccTTTGCACTCCCAGCTGAACAAATTACAGTCTACTagtgcagctcctcagagcagcagtCTTTAACAAGATTGACGACAATGTATAAAGTAGCTTTTGCCTGCATACGTGGAACAGAAGGGATGAAACGTGGATCATAAGGTAGCTGCAAGCAGCACTACCCAGGTCTACTACATGTGCATCTTTTTTatcccttccttctccctgctggcCTTGGCCCAATTAAAATCATGTGCAGAGAGTCACTCTCATTTGGAGGGTGATTGTTCAGTCCTGCTACTGGACTTCTGAGATTGGCTTCATTACAGGATAATTTTGGAGAACTGCTTCTTTTATGAAAGCAAAACTTAGAGCAGTCATAGAATCAGAATAGTTTGGGCTGGGAGGCATGTCTAAAGATCATATAGTTCAagccctgcttttcccttctctctagGCTGTTCTCATGCCTTAGTGCCCCAAGGTaaggaaaatgaacaaacaacccaaaatgTCAGAACCCAATAGTGATGTTTCTTTTATCCAAGGTAGAAAAGATTCCTGTTCATTGATCCATACAAAATGGACAGGAATATTCCATGTTACCATGGAAAACTCAAATGAAATGGTCTGAAGACACAGACCCTGCTCTGATATATCCTCCTACAGGAGAAAAAATGTGCAGAGGTGTTTTTGAAGGACAGGACAGGATAAGCCATTTAAGTTTGTCCTGCAAGTCCAatcagtttttttaaattacagttcCCTTTCAAAGCTGTGCTTTATTTAAGGATCTCCATCCAGTCCAGATCTTGTGCATGACCCTCCTCCTCTCCACACCAGCACTTCCCATTGGTGAAAGAGCTCCTGCTGTCTGTAAGCAGATGGGCTCCTTTGATCCCAAGATCCTGTCTTTGATTCCCCCATTCTGTTCTTATCTCCCCCTTCTGAAGGAAATGAAGTATTTGGCCACCATCACATCCCCACCCCCATTTGCATTGCAGGCATCTGAATAAATTACTTATATTGCTCACCACTGCTGTAGCATGACTGAGGCAcaatagaaaaaatatattcttagCTGCATAAAACCAAGCACAGCAGTGGAACACTTCAACACCACATCTTCCAGTTTCTCCCTATCTTCTTCCATAGCCTTGTCCTTTCAGCAGGAACCATGGCCCAGGACTGGTTCAGCTCCAGACAAGAAGCTTTATTGGCAAAGTCAGTTGTCTCCAGGAGGCTTCAGGAAGTTGTCCTCTGGACTTGTGCTTAGAGTTTGGCTTTGGTTAAAGGGGCTCCTTACGGATCCCATTGGTGTGTGCAAGGGGAATGTGCACTGTGTACTCACTTATCAGTGCAGACATGTTCCTGAGCATCTCGTGGAACGTGTCCACCATCTTCCTGTAGATGTCCCTGCGTAGCACAAAGGGACGGAAAAGGTTGAGAGGCTCAGCCCTCTGAAATATGATGGGgaaacccagctctgctggtaCATTCCCATTGCCAATAAAGAAGTGATAAAGCTTCTTTTCATGCAAACATTTCTCTAGGAATTTCAGCATGTCCTGTAGGCGGGCCTCCAGCTTTTCTGGGGCCCAGTCCTGACTGGGACGTGCCTGCAGGAGATGCAGCAGCACTGTCTTCAGGTGGTAGTTGGTGAGCCCGCTGGGACCTGTGAGGCTGCATTGCTTCCcatggaggaaggagaggatcTGAAGGCAGCTGACGTGGCAGGCATTGGCAGGCAGTGTTTTGGAGACCAGCTGGATGAACCTCCTCTCATACACGGCGAAGGTGAGAAACCAGTGGGTGCTGGAGGAGATGtctgctgccaggctgctccgAGGGAAGTGGGAGATGAAGTAAACATCAGAGTTCTCATACTGCACCACAGGGGTGAGGTTGAAGGCAATCGATTTCCCTGATTTAAATTTTATCTTCAGGGCTCCTGGTGAGTCCAGGAGGCTGAAGGAAAGATCAAATTCATATTTGTGGGAGATTCTGTTCCAGGCCTTGGTGACGGCAATCTGGAACCACTTCATGACTTGGTCAGCATCCAGATATTGAGTATTTTTGAAGCACAGGAGGTCTTCCATCTCACTGCTGGTCCTGGTACTACTGACCTGGCTATGAAGGAGGCACAACATATCTTCCCCTAGTTTAGTCTTGTCACAGATGCAACCTGCTGTATCCTCATCTGCCCTGCACACCTTGATAGTGCCATAACCTTGTTCATCTGGGGGAAAAGAGTCACCAGAGCACCAGGTCTGGCAGCGAAAGCAGTAAGGCTCTGGGGGGGCAAAAGGCACTATCAGATCACAGACGAAGGGTTTACGCACTCTCCAGTTCTCATACATGCTCCCCACACCCATGCAATCTTCCACTTCCATGTCAGCATCCCGGTTACAAACACTCCTCAGGGCCTCCAGCAGGTCATCTGCAAAGCCTTCCACCATCTCCCGCATCCTG
The DNA window shown above is from Oenanthe melanoleuca isolate GR-GAL-2019-014 chromosome 6, OMel1.0, whole genome shotgun sequence and carries:
- the ITPRIP gene encoding inositol 1,4,5-trisphosphate receptor-interacting protein, whose translation is MPVGLFRVCLLVITAIVNHPLFFPKENGTVPESTEEIIQKMKQREESLRLEQLRLEREIADQEATQKALEKAAVVVEESKEEKVRWDMWTAFSMVIFLLIELWRQDFQEGNWQDIGGEEDDMAVLGKAFKGVAFPNKAVLASFYEKRILGTTGDMARMREMVEGFADDLLEALRSVCNRDADMEVEDCMGVGSMYENWRVRKPFVCDLIVPFAPPEPYCFRCQTWCSGDSFPPDEQGYGTIKVCRADEDTAGCICDKTKLGEDMLCLLHSQVSSTRTSSEMEDLLCFKNTQYLDADQVMKWFQIAVTKAWNRISHKYEFDLSFSLLDSPGALKIKFKSGKSIAFNLTPVVQYENSDVYFISHFPRSSLAADISSSTHWFLTFAVYERRFIQLVSKTLPANACHVSCLQILSFLHGKQCSLTGPSGLTNYHLKTVLLHLLQARPSQDWAPEKLEARLQDMLKFLEKCLHEKKLYHFFIGNGNVPAELGFPIIFQRAEPLNLFRPFVLRRDIYRKMVDTFHEMLRNMSALISEYTVHIPLAHTNGIRKEPL